The Clostridia bacterium DNA segment TTCCGGGATGGCTTGCTGGAGGAAAAGGATTACCGCCAGGTTCTGGCAGCCCTACAAAGCGATTGGCCGAGGTACCTTGCCTTTGAAGTGTCGGATTCCCTTGCCTGGCTTGCCGGGGAAGTGGCCGAAAAACACCGCCTCAGGGGTTTTGATGCCATCCACCTTGCCGCTGCAGTAACCCTGAAGACGCAAGTAGAAGGCCGGATAGTGGCAGCCTGCTTCGACGACCGGCTGTGGGAAGCCTTATGTGCCGTGGATC contains these protein-coding regions:
- a CDS encoding type II toxin-antitoxin system VapC family toxin, with product MICYLDTSALVKLYVQEPGSEMVRKLVDEASVVATSKVAYPEARAALARGFRDGLLEEKDYRQVLAALQSDWPRYLAFEVSDSLAWLAGEVAEKHRLRGFDAIHLAAAVTLKTQVEGRIVAACFDDRLWEALCAVDLEVVPEVKPSLVLGG